The proteins below are encoded in one region of Engystomops pustulosus chromosome 8, aEngPut4.maternal, whole genome shotgun sequence:
- the RBBP6 gene encoding E3 ubiquitin-protein ligase RBBP6 isoform X4, with protein sequence MSCVHYKFSSKLNYDTVTFDGLHISLADLKKQIMGRERLKAADCDLQITNAQTQEEYTDEAALIPKNSSVIVRRIPIGGVKTATKTYVISRAEPVSGTSKSVCNPTISPFPYTSLSPALLSCRH encoded by the exons ATGTCGTGTGTGCACTATAAGTTCTCCTCCAAACTCAACTATGACACGGTGACCTTCGATGGCCTGCACATCTCCCTGGCCGACCTCAAGAAGCAGATCATGGGCCGGGAGCGGCTGAAGGCGGCCGACTGCGACCTGCAGATCACCAACGCGCAGACCCAGGAAG AGTATACAGATGAAGCGGCACTCATTCCCAAGAATTCATCCGTCATTGTCCGGAGGATCCCCATTGGAGGAGTGAAAACTGCAACCAAGACATATGTCAT AAGTCGCGCTGAGCCAGTGAGTGGAACATCGAAATCAGTATGTAACCCCACAATCTCCCCTTTTCCTTATACCTCTTTATCTCCAGCCCTTTTAAGCTGCAGGCACTGA